The following proteins are encoded in a genomic region of Buchnera aphidicola (Aphis nerii):
- the flgN gene encoding flagellar export chaperone FlgN produces the protein MNELIDIFQEMDKILFLLHKIIHKEYVNLLESKVNIKKLFSLIEKKNYLLNKLAYKKKIQLSLEKSYNIYAPYLKFDKLNYFSNRIRKKCIVLNKMNLKNKDLMQHKFYINQKFLNFCKSYKNHTIYNSNGNLED, from the coding sequence ATGAACGAGTTGATTGATATTTTTCAAGAGATGGATAAAATTCTTTTTTTACTACACAAAATAATACATAAAGAATATGTAAATTTATTAGAATCTAAAGTTAATATAAAAAAATTATTTTCGTTAATAGAAAAAAAAAATTATTTATTAAATAAATTAGCTTATAAAAAAAAAATACAATTATCTCTTGAAAAAAGTTATAATATTTATGCACCTTATTTAAAATTTGATAAACTAAACTATTTTTCAAATAGAATAAGAAAAAAATGTATAGTTTTAAATAAAATGAATCTCAAAAATAAAGATCTTATGCAACATAAATTTTATATAAATCAAAAATTTTTAAATTTTTGTAAATCTTATAAAAATCATACTATCTATAATAGTAATGGAAATTTAGAGGATTAA
- a CDS encoding OmpA family protein produces MKKRAITILVLLVSLVSNVQSKSNDGWYLGAKVGWSNFNLLKYTELQSLKHDQNINAPVFGLFLGYEFNPYFGLEIENDTTGFTPHLMFQKSKENIQANNVQISTKLSYPITDDFRVYTRLGGMMFWENLTSKQDLTNVFSRHSLLFPSFSLGAEYIFNDEFITRFDYTWKSSVENLMNLSKPTLGDAVISFAWKFGKSNINDMFNTYSPETTPNKQYIALNENINFPFNSTELRPISYDKLKKIDNEINNIKSKNIYITLSGHTDRLGNKEYNQKLSEERAYSIKNYFTSHGISENKINIQGMGNQYPITDQVCKDIESRSLLISCLAPDRRVEIEVSADQ; encoded by the coding sequence ATGAAAAAACGAGCTATTACTATTCTAGTTCTATTAGTAAGCTTAGTCAGTAATGTTCAATCAAAAAGTAATGATGGATGGTATTTAGGTGCTAAAGTTGGTTGGTCTAATTTCAATCTTTTAAAATATACAGAACTTCAATCTTTAAAACACGATCAAAATATAAATGCACCTGTTTTTGGTTTATTTTTAGGATATGAATTTAATCCTTATTTTGGTTTAGAAATAGAAAATGATACTACTGGTTTTACTCCTCATTTAATGTTTCAGAAATCTAAAGAAAATATACAAGCTAACAACGTTCAAATTTCAACAAAACTATCTTATCCTATTACAGATGATTTTCGAGTATATACTCGATTAGGAGGAATGATGTTTTGGGAAAACTTGACTTCTAAACAAGATTTAACAAATGTTTTTAGTAGACATAGTTTATTATTTCCTAGTTTTTCTTTAGGTGCTGAATATATTTTTAATGATGAATTTATTACTAGATTCGATTACACATGGAAAAGCAGTGTTGAAAATCTTATGAATTTATCTAAACCTACTTTAGGAGATGCAGTTATTTCATTTGCATGGAAATTTGGCAAATCTAATATTAATGATATGTTTAACACATACTCTCCAGAAACAACGCCTAATAAACAATATATTGCATTAAATGAAAATATTAATTTCCCTTTTAATAGTACAGAATTAAGACCTATATCTTATGATAAATTAAAAAAGATTGATAATGAAATAAATAATATTAAATCAAAAAATATTTATATTACACTTTCAGGTCATACAGATAGATTAGGTAATAAAGAATATAACCAAAAATTATCTGAAGAGCGTGCATATAGTATTAAAAATTATTTTACTTCTCATGGGATCTCTGAAAATAAAATAAATATTCAAGGAATGGGTAATCAGTATCCTATAACCGATCAAGTATGCAAAGATATAGAAAGTAGATCACTATTAATTAGTTGCTTAGCACCTGATCGTCGTGTAGAAATTGAGGTTTCTGCTGATCAATAA
- the pyrC gene encoding dihydroorotase, translated as MSSLKKIKIIKPDDWHVHLRDQDILEKVIKYTQMFYQRAIIMPNLNEPIIDCKKAIAYKNRIINLSKNKQFTPLMTCYLTKDTSLKELQHGFTEKIFIGSKLYPNQSTTNSKTGINKISEIFHILELMQKIKMPLLVHGEENNNNIDIYDREAKFIEKTLEPLRKIFPELKIILEHITTKEAVSYIEENNSPYLAGTITPHHLMLNRNNMFVHGIQPNLYCLPILKRKIHQNALRKAISNGSTKFFLGSDSAPHIQKNKINQIGCAGIFNAPSSLLCYITVFDEMKALKYFESFCSKNGPNFYNVPINKESITLVKKPYKILEKVSIGKDFIKPFLSGETLTWSVL; from the coding sequence ATGTCATCTTTAAAAAAAATTAAAATAATTAAACCTGATGATTGGCACGTTCATTTAAGAGACCAAGATATTTTAGAAAAAGTAATAAAATATACTCAAATGTTTTATCAACGTGCAATAATTATGCCTAATCTCAATGAACCAATTATAGATTGTAAAAAAGCGATTGCATATAAGAATAGAATTATAAATTTATCTAAAAACAAACAATTTACACCACTAATGACGTGTTATTTAACAAAAGATACTTCTTTAAAAGAATTACAACATGGTTTTACTGAAAAAATATTTATAGGATCAAAATTATACCCAAATCAATCTACAACAAACTCAAAAACAGGTATTAATAAAATTAGTGAAATTTTTCATATATTAGAATTAATGCAAAAAATAAAGATGCCATTACTAGTTCATGGGGAAGAAAATAATAATAACATTGATATTTATGATCGAGAAGCGAAGTTTATTGAAAAAACACTAGAACCATTACGAAAAATATTTCCAGAACTAAAAATAATATTAGAACATATTACTACTAAAGAAGCTGTATCATATATTGAAGAAAATAATTCACCATATTTAGCAGGAACTATCACACCACACCATTTAATGCTTAACCGAAATAATATGTTCGTGCATGGAATTCAACCAAATCTTTATTGCTTACCTATTTTAAAAAGAAAAATACATCAAAATGCTCTAAGAAAAGCTATATCTAACGGAAGCACAAAATTTTTTTTAGGAAGTGATAGTGCTCCGCATATTCAAAAAAACAAAATAAATCAAATAGGGTGTGCTGGAATATTTAATGCTCCATCATCTCTATTGTGTTATATTACTGTTTTTGATGAAATGAAAGCATTAAAATATTTTGAATCATTTTGCTCAAAAAATGGACCTAATTTTTATAATGTACCGATAAATAAAGAAAGTATTACATTAGTAAAAAAACCTTATAAAATCTTAGAAAAAGTTTCTATCGGGAAAGATTTTATTAAACCTTTCTTATCTGGTGAAACATTAACATGGTCTGTTCTTTAA
- the tsaB gene encoding tRNA (adenosine(37)-N6)-threonylcarbamoyltransferase complex dimerization subunit type 1 TsaB, translated as MSNIILAIDTSSNYCSAAIYIKKKIYTLCDNCNKKHTIKILPMIQKLLLTANITLKEINYIAFSKGPGFFSGIRIGMIISQSFALSLKIPILGVSTLSIIAEKAWRKYQKKKY; from the coding sequence ATGTCTAATATAATTTTAGCAATTGATACTTCAAGTAATTATTGCTCAGCAGCTATATATATAAAAAAAAAAATATATACATTATGTGATAATTGTAATAAAAAACACACTATAAAAATACTACCAATGATTCAGAAATTACTGTTAACTGCAAATATAACACTTAAAGAAATTAATTATATAGCCTTTTCAAAAGGACCTGGTTTTTTTTCTGGAATACGAATTGGAATGATTATATCACAAAGTTTTGCTTTAAGCTTAAAAATTCCTATTTTAGGTGTTTCAACATTATCTATTATAGCAGAAAAAGCATGGCGAAAATACCAAAAAAAAAAATACTAA
- the flgA gene encoding flagellar basal body P-ring formation chaperone FlgA, giving the protein MKLAKIFFILLFNFAYETNANDLISHLNIFFKREYSFNINNFRIIMDNSFTRKQICKKSSFLLSHNFYHFGLFDILYICGKQHEHLKIKLEAIGKYVVANKKIIRGTKINKSDLIRITGRLDKLPNGTYLEKKDVINRINVRDILPFQPITSFITHKFWIIKINQKVTIKFKGVSFEIITIGRALENGSIKEKIRVQIENGKVVSGVINEIGEIVVIL; this is encoded by the coding sequence ATGAAATTAGCAAAAATATTTTTTATTTTATTATTTAATTTTGCTTATGAAACTAATGCTAATGATTTAATAAGTCATTTAAATATATTTTTTAAAAGAGAATATTCTTTTAATATAAATAATTTTAGAATAATAATGGATAATTCATTCACAAGAAAACAAATTTGTAAAAAATCATCTTTTTTATTATCACATAATTTTTATCATTTTGGTTTATTTGATATTTTATATATTTGTGGTAAACAACATGAACATTTAAAAATAAAATTAGAAGCTATAGGAAAATATGTAGTTGCAAATAAAAAAATTATTCGAGGTACAAAAATAAATAAGTCAGATTTAATAAGAATAACAGGGCGTTTAGACAAGTTACCCAATGGTACTTATTTAGAAAAAAAAGATGTAATAAATCGTATAAATGTACGTGATATTTTGCCATTTCAACCTATTACATCTTTCATAACGCATAAATTTTGGATAATTAAAATAAATCAAAAAGTAACTATAAAATTTAAAGGTGTTAGTTTTGAAATTATTACGATTGGAAGAGCGTTAGAAAACGGTAGTATTAAAGAAAAAATACGTGTTCAAATAGAAAATGGAAAGGTAGTTAGTGGAGTAATTAATGAAATTGGAGAAATTGTTGTAATTTTATAA
- the murJ gene encoding murein biosynthesis integral membrane protein MurJ has translation MNLLKSLFSLSFMTLISRILGFFRDLVIAHIFGVSIYTDAFFVAFKIPNLLRRLFFEGAFSQSFIPVLIYYKSNKKIQDVKDFIGSLLGLIIIFLSILIILGIIFSQDLIKFSAPGFTKSIQKFQIACTLLKIMFPYILLVSMSSLYSSILNSWNYFSVPAFASSILNITIIIFSIFLNSFFKVPILILAWSVIIGGMIQLIYQFPYLLRINMLITPNFYFKNIGLLKVLKKIGPSLIGASANQISLIFNTIFTSLLSSGSISWMYYADRLIEFPIGILGVSLSTVLFTYLSKSYSQNRLKEYKKLINWGFRIGLILSLPSCIILFVLSKPLIIILFQYGKFTSFDVLMTQKALELYSIGLVAFVLVKILSAAFYASQEVNIPTRIALFTLFITQILNPFLIFYFQHAGLALSFSISGWINFFLLYWKLYQKKLICLNFNELIFIYRLFIAILSMIFILIFMLYFFPIYDISSLFSKIMRLFTILFITGIIYLTSLYFLGISLFKSFK, from the coding sequence ATGAATCTTTTGAAATCTTTATTTTCTCTTAGTTTTATGACATTAATATCACGTATATTAGGTTTTTTTCGAGATCTTGTAATTGCTCATATTTTTGGTGTTTCTATTTATACTGATGCTTTTTTTGTAGCTTTTAAAATTCCGAATTTATTACGTAGATTGTTTTTCGAAGGTGCTTTTTCTCAATCTTTTATTCCTGTTTTAATATATTATAAATCAAATAAAAAAATACAAGATGTAAAAGATTTTATTGGTTCTTTATTAGGTTTAATTATTATATTTTTATCAATTTTAATAATATTAGGAATTATATTTTCTCAAGATTTAATTAAATTTAGTGCACCTGGTTTTACTAAATCGATTCAAAAATTTCAAATAGCTTGTACTTTGTTGAAAATTATGTTTCCTTATATTTTATTAGTTTCAATGTCTTCCTTATATTCCTCTATTTTAAATAGTTGGAATTATTTTTCTGTTCCTGCATTTGCATCAAGTATTTTAAACATTACTATTATAATTTTTTCTATTTTTTTAAATAGTTTTTTTAAAGTTCCAATTCTTATATTGGCTTGGTCTGTTATTATAGGTGGAATGATTCAATTGATATATCAATTTCCATATTTATTAAGAATAAATATGCTTATAACTCCAAATTTTTATTTTAAAAATATTGGTCTATTAAAAGTTTTAAAAAAAATAGGACCATCTCTTATTGGCGCATCTGCAAATCAAATTTCTTTAATTTTTAATACTATATTTACTTCATTATTAAGTTCAGGATCTATATCTTGGATGTATTACGCCGATAGATTAATTGAATTTCCAATAGGTATATTAGGTGTTTCTTTAAGTACAGTTTTATTTACATATTTATCAAAAAGTTATTCTCAAAATAGATTAAAAGAATATAAAAAATTAATTAATTGGGGTTTTCGTATAGGTTTAATTTTATCTTTGCCAAGCTGTATTATATTATTTGTTCTTTCTAAACCCCTAATTATTATTTTATTTCAATACGGAAAATTTACAAGTTTTGATGTTTTAATGACACAAAAAGCATTAGAATTATATTCTATTGGTTTAGTTGCTTTTGTTTTAGTTAAAATTTTATCTGCAGCTTTTTATGCATCTCAAGAAGTAAATATCCCAACACGTATTGCACTTTTTACTTTGTTTATAACGCAAATATTAAATCCATTTTTAATTTTTTATTTTCAACATGCAGGTTTAGCTTTATCTTTTAGTATATCTGGATGGATAAATTTTTTTTTATTATATTGGAAATTATATCAAAAAAAGCTAATTTGTTTGAATTTTAATGAATTAATTTTTATTTACCGTTTATTTATTGCAATACTTTCTATGATATTTATTTTAATTTTTATGTTATATTTTTTTCCTATATATGATATAAGTTCTCTTTTCAGCAAAATAATGCGTTTGTTTACAATTTTATTTATTACTGGAATAATTTATTTGACTAGTTTATATTTTTTAGGAATATCTTTATTTAAATCATTTAAATAA
- the minD gene encoding septum site-determining protein MinD, whose translation MTRIIVVTSGKGGVGKTTSSAAIATGLAKKGKKTVVIDFDIGLRNLDLIMGCERRVVYDFVNVIQGEARINQALIKDKKTKNLFILPASQTRDKEALTYLGVEKVLNELTKMDFDFIICDSPAGIEKGAILSLYFADEAIITTNPEVSSVRDSDRILGIISSKSKRSEQNNTPIKEYLLLTRYNPTRVKNGEMLSMNDVLEILQIPIIGVIPEDTAVLRASNQGESVILDNTSNAGHAYFDTVYRLLGENQKFRFIEEEKKSFLRRLFGR comes from the coding sequence ATGACACGGATTATTGTAGTTACTTCAGGGAAAGGAGGTGTAGGTAAAACTACTTCAAGTGCTGCTATTGCAACTGGTTTAGCAAAAAAAGGGAAAAAGACTGTTGTTATAGATTTTGATATAGGATTGAGAAATTTAGATTTAATTATGGGATGTGAACGTAGAGTAGTATATGATTTTGTTAATGTTATACAAGGTGAGGCTAGAATTAATCAAGCTTTGATTAAAGATAAAAAAACAAAAAATTTATTTATTTTACCAGCATCTCAAACACGAGATAAAGAAGCTCTTACATATTTAGGTGTTGAAAAAGTTTTAAATGAGCTAACTAAAATGGATTTCGATTTTATTATTTGTGATTCACCTGCTGGAATTGAAAAAGGAGCTATTTTATCATTATATTTTGCAGATGAAGCTATTATTACTACAAATCCAGAAGTTTCTTCAGTTCGAGATTCCGATCGAATATTAGGGATTATATCATCAAAATCAAAAAGATCAGAGCAAAATAATACTCCTATTAAAGAGTATCTTTTATTAACTCGTTATAATCCTACTCGTGTTAAAAATGGTGAAATGCTAAGTATGAATGATGTTTTAGAAATATTGCAAATACCTATTATTGGTGTAATTCCTGAAGATACTGCTGTATTGCGAGCGTCAAATCAAGGAGAATCTGTAATTTTAGATAATACTTCTAATGCAGGACATGCTTATTTCGATACAGTATATCGACTATTAGGTGAAAATCAGAAATTTCGTTTTATTGAAGAAGAAAAAAAAAGTTTTTTACGACGTTTATTCGGGAGATAG
- the minE gene encoding cell division topological specificity factor MinE, whose translation MALLDFFLSRNKNTAHVAKERLQIIVAERRKFQSEPDYFPQLKREILSVICKYVNIDPNMVTIQLEQKNEEISILELNVVLPD comes from the coding sequence ATGGCTTTATTAGATTTTTTTTTATCCCGGAACAAAAATACTGCTCATGTAGCTAAAGAAAGATTACAAATTATTGTTGCAGAACGAAGAAAATTTCAAAGTGAACCAGATTATTTTCCACAATTAAAACGTGAAATACTTTCTGTAATTTGTAAATATGTAAATATCGATCCAAATATGGTAACAATACAGCTAGAACAAAAAAATGAAGAAATTTCTATACTAGAGTTAAATGTTGTTTTACCAGATTGA
- the cspC gene encoding cold shock-like protein CspC: MSKIKGQVKWFNESKGFGFITPSNGSKDVFVHFSSIQGNGFKTLSEGQNVEFEIQDGQKGPSAINVCSI; this comes from the coding sequence ATGAGTAAGATTAAAGGTCAAGTAAAATGGTTTAACGAATCTAAAGGTTTTGGTTTTATTACACCATCAAATGGAAGTAAAGATGTTTTTGTGCATTTTTCATCTATTCAAGGAAATGGTTTTAAAACATTATCTGAAGGACAAAACGTTGAATTTGAAATTCAGGACGGTCAAAAGGGTCCATCTGCAATTAATGTATGTTCTATATAA
- a CDS encoding TerC family protein has product MDFFLEPSTWAGLLTLVVLEVVLGIDNLIFVAILSEKLPPNQRDKARLIGLSFALIMRLGLLSFISWVVTLTTPIIHNKFFDLSVRDLILLIGGLFLLFKATIELHERLENEDHENTENKNYAGFWAVVIQIVILDAVFSLDAIITAVGMVNQLLIMMIAVILAAILMLLASKALTNFINLHQTVVVLCLSFLLMIGFSLVAEALKFYIPKGYLYTAIAFSILIEIFNQIARHNFMKNQSRKPMRQRAAEAILRLMVREKNKHINIKKTQVDNNKKISIIPSLETETFKDEEKYMINGVLTLAGRSIKSIMTPRSNISWVNTENNTNEIRNQLLDTPHSLFPVCKGELDEIIGIVRAKELLVAIEKNIDVYKFSSQIPPIIIPDTLDPINLLGVLRRAQGSFVVVSNEFGVVQGLITPLDVLEAIAGEFPDADETPDIIKEQNSWLVKGETDLHSLQQLLNTKELVKENDYASLGGLLIAQNGQLPIPGEIININSFSFHIVKATEYRIDLVRIIKNIN; this is encoded by the coding sequence ATGGATTTTTTTTTAGAACCGTCAACTTGGGCCGGCTTATTAACACTGGTTGTTTTAGAAGTAGTTCTAGGAATTGATAATTTAATATTTGTAGCAATTTTATCAGAAAAATTACCACCCAATCAAAGAGATAAAGCACGTTTAATTGGATTAAGCTTCGCATTAATAATGAGGTTAGGATTGTTATCATTCATATCTTGGGTTGTAACTTTAACTACTCCTATTATTCATAACAAATTTTTTGATTTATCAGTACGTGATTTAATTCTACTTATTGGTGGTTTATTTTTATTATTTAAAGCTACAATTGAACTTCATGAAAGATTAGAAAATGAAGATCATGAAAATACAGAAAATAAAAATTATGCTGGTTTTTGGGCTGTAGTTATTCAAATTGTTATATTGGATGCAGTTTTTTCATTAGATGCAATTATTACAGCAGTGGGAATGGTAAATCAGTTATTAATTATGATGATTGCAGTTATATTAGCTGCGATACTTATGTTATTAGCTTCCAAAGCATTAACTAACTTTATTAATTTACATCAAACTGTTGTAGTTCTATGTCTTAGTTTTTTGTTAATGATTGGATTTAGCTTGGTTGCAGAAGCATTAAAATTTTATATACCTAAGGGTTATTTATATACAGCAATAGCATTTTCAATTTTAATTGAAATTTTCAATCAAATAGCTCGACATAATTTTATGAAAAACCAATCTAGAAAACCTATGAGACAAAGAGCGGCTGAAGCAATTCTTCGACTAATGGTTAGAGAGAAAAACAAACATATAAACATAAAAAAAACACAAGTAGATAATAATAAAAAAATATCTATTATACCTTCATTAGAAACTGAAACATTTAAAGATGAAGAAAAATATATGATTAATGGAGTTCTTACATTGGCAGGAAGATCAATTAAAAGTATTATGACACCAAGAAGTAATATATCATGGGTTAATACAGAAAATAATACTAATGAAATTCGCAATCAATTATTAGATACACCTCATAGTTTATTTCCAGTTTGTAAAGGTGAATTAGATGAAATTATTGGTATTGTTCGTGCTAAGGAATTATTAGTAGCTATTGAAAAAAATATTGATGTTTACAAATTTTCATCTCAAATACCACCTATAATTATACCTGATACTCTTGATCCTATTAATCTTTTAGGAGTTTTACGTCGTGCTCAAGGAAGTTTCGTGGTTGTTAGTAATGAATTCGGGGTAGTACAAGGTTTAATTACTCCATTAGATGTTTTAGAAGCTATAGCTGGAGAATTTCCAGATGCTGATGAAACTCCAGATATAATAAAAGAACAAAATAGCTGGTTAGTTAAAGGAGAAACAGATTTACATTCATTACAACAATTACTTAATACAAAAGAACTTGTGAAAGAAAATGATTATGCTTCTTTAGGTGGTTTATTGATAGCTCAAAATGGTCAATTACCTATACCAGGAGAAATAATTAATATCAATTCCTTTTCTTTTCATATTGTTAAAGCAACAGAATATCGCATTGATTTAGTTCGCATTATTAAAAATATCAATTAA
- the minC gene encoding septum site-determining protein MinC: protein MQKTSIEIKGSNFTLLVLYIKSNNIDLINQSLNEKIQEYPHFFKNAPVILNVSHLSLNEINWKKIREVIISHNFFIVGVTGCKDNHFKKIIINSGLPVLLEGKKIENTEKSVNQDINFFYNKHNFENIVNKKTTKKTNRTHIINTPVRSGQKIYAKYSDLIVINNVSAGAELVADGNIHIYGTVRGRVLAGANGDITSNIFCTALFAELLSISGQYWLSDQIPLKFIGKSAQIYLSNKVLTINSLS from the coding sequence ATGCAAAAAACGTCTATTGAAATAAAAGGTAGTAACTTTACATTATTAGTATTGTATATAAAAAGTAATAATATAGACTTAATTAATCAGTCACTAAATGAAAAAATTCAAGAATATCCTCATTTTTTTAAAAATGCACCTGTTATTCTTAATGTATCACATTTATCATTAAATGAAATAAATTGGAAAAAAATACGAGAAGTTATTATTTCACATAATTTTTTCATTGTAGGAGTAACTGGTTGTAAAGATAATCATTTTAAAAAAATTATTATTAATTCAGGTTTACCTGTGTTATTAGAAGGGAAAAAAATAGAAAATACAGAAAAGAGTGTAAATCAAGATATTAATTTTTTTTATAATAAGCATAATTTTGAAAATATAGTTAATAAAAAAACAACAAAAAAAACAAATAGAACTCACATTATAAATACACCTGTTCGTTCAGGTCAAAAAATATATGCTAAATATTCTGATTTAATAGTAATAAATAATGTAAGTGCTGGGGCAGAATTAGTTGCTGATGGAAATATTCATATTTATGGAACAGTTAGAGGTAGAGTGCTTGCAGGAGCTAATGGAGATATTACAAGTAACATATTTTGTACGGCGTTATTTGCTGAATTGCTATCAATATCTGGTCAATATTGGTTATCAGATCAAATACCATTAAAATTTATTGGAAAATCAGCTCAAATTTATTTAAGTAATAAAGTTTTAACTATAAATTCTCTTAGTTAA
- the flgB gene encoding flagellar basal body rod protein FlgB: MFEKINTMFNLNQNLLNLYAKREEILSSNIANSETPNYKSMDINFKDTFKKILKNNINFSKITLQRTSANHLLPKIKKNNMSLFTIQPIKTHTIKVDGNTVDMDRERIEFIKNTLKYEENLIFIKNEIKNIMHVLKG, encoded by the coding sequence ATGTTTGAAAAAATAAATACAATGTTTAATTTAAATCAAAATTTATTAAATTTGTATGCTAAAAGAGAAGAAATTTTATCGTCAAATATAGCTAATTCTGAAACACCTAACTATAAATCAATGGATATTAACTTTAAAGATACATTCAAAAAAATATTAAAAAATAATATTAATTTTTCTAAAATTACATTACAACGAACTTCAGCGAACCATTTATTGCCGAAAATAAAAAAAAATAACATGTCTCTATTTACAATTCAACCAATTAAAACTCATACTATTAAAGTTGATGGAAATACAGTAGATATGGATAGAGAACGAATAGAATTTATTAAAAATACTTTAAAATATGAAGAAAATTTAATATTCATTAAAAATGAAATCAAAAATATAATGCATGTATTAAAAGGATAA
- the rsmC gene encoding 16S rRNA (guanine(1207)-N(2))-methyltransferase RsmC yields MLFSKNSQLILRYANVFKNKKIFFSGNIQDHLPIYLSSIKTTLHISRKNNFYINQINTNKIYIYYNLLVSKEIVKNYNTLIYYWPKDKSEAIFQLCNLLSCFSIGTEVFIVGNNLSGVKSAIKILSKWIKLNKLENAKHSILFSGILESKTTFILKNFFKTHIWENLYIKCLPGVFGYKNIDLGSKLLASTFSKNMKGEILDVGCGSGILSAYLLKKSPNSFLTMIDNKESAILSSRETLYANNLKANVILSDIYSNIENKFDLIISNPPFHNDLKVSFSIIKSIITNSVKYLKRNGEIRFVVNKCFNYDSILKIKFKKYKIIETTNLYKVYQGLLN; encoded by the coding sequence TTGTTGTTTTCTAAAAATAGTCAACTGATATTACGTTATGCAAATGTTTTTAAAAATAAAAAAATTTTTTTTTCAGGTAATATACAAGATCATTTGCCAATATATTTATCTAGCATAAAAACAACTCTACACATTAGTAGAAAAAATAATTTTTATATAAATCAAATAAATACTAACAAAATTTATATATATTATAATTTACTTGTTTCGAAAGAAATTGTAAAAAATTACAATACATTAATTTACTATTGGCCTAAAGATAAATCAGAAGCAATATTTCAATTATGTAATTTATTATCTTGTTTTTCTATCGGTACGGAGGTGTTTATTGTAGGTAACAACTTAAGCGGGGTAAAAAGTGCAATAAAAATATTATCAAAGTGGATTAAATTAAATAAGTTAGAAAATGCAAAACATTCTATTTTATTTTCAGGAATTCTTGAAAGTAAAACAACGTTTATATTAAAAAATTTTTTTAAAACACATATTTGGGAAAATTTATATATAAAATGTTTACCAGGAGTTTTTGGATATAAAAATATAGATTTAGGAAGTAAATTACTTGCTTCTACTTTTTCTAAAAATATGAAAGGTGAAATATTAGATGTAGGATGTGGATCAGGAATTCTATCAGCATATTTGCTAAAAAAATCACCAAATTCTTTTTTAACTATGATAGATAATAAAGAATCTGCAATACTTTCAAGCCGAGAAACTCTTTATGCTAATAATTTAAAAGCAAACGTTATATTAAGTGATATTTACTCAAATATAGAAAATAAATTTGATTTAATTATATCTAATCCACCATTTCATAACGATTTAAAAGTAAGTTTTAGTATTATTAAAAGTATTATCACTAATTCTGTAAAATATTTAAAAAGAAATGGTGAGATAAGATTTGTAGTTAATAAATGTTTTAATTATGATTCTATTCTAAAAATAAAATTTAAAAAATACAAAATTATAGAAACAACAAATTTATATAAAGTATATCAAGGTTTATTAAATTGA